The following coding sequences lie in one Amblyraja radiata isolate CabotCenter1 chromosome 20, sAmbRad1.1.pri, whole genome shotgun sequence genomic window:
- the lrrc10b gene encoding leucine-rich repeat-containing protein 10B isoform X2 — protein MSEIMADRMLDACYKKIKRLPVPICSFTYVEKLYISNNRLRELPDEFEQLVNLKILALDFNKFEDVPKVVCNMQNLTRLYLGSNRLMTIPPEFSNLENLRCLWIESNHFRKFPKQLINMPSLKSLQMGDNKLKTLPEDLVRFINLRGFWLYGNRFEDFPKVLLKMEFLEILDMDKNKIVDFPDMDHLLRLKVFSYDHNPVKYPPNVADGVTLVGEGAADLLAFRAQENEANEEDQGGLNSILKNGSTGLETEGSFSALECSQEET, from the coding sequence ATGAGTGAAATAATGGCGGACAGGATGCTGGACGCCTGCTACAAGAAAATAAAAAGACTCCCGGTCCCGATCTGCTCCTTTACCTATGTTGAGAAACTGTACATCAGCAACAACAGGCTGAGGGAACTTCCCGATGAGTTTGAACAGCTGGTCAACTTAAAGATCTTAGCACTGGATTTTAACAAATTTGAAGACGTGCCTAAAGTAGTTTGCAATATGCAGAACCTGACTCGTCTCTACCTTGGTAGTAATAGATTAATGACAATCCCACCAGAGTTCAGCAATCTAGAAAACCTCAGGTGCCTATGGATCGAGAGCAACCACTTCAGAAAGTTTCCCAAACAGTTAATCAATATGCCCAGTCTGAAATCACTTCAGATGGGGGACAACAAGCTAAAGACTTTACCTGAGGATCTGGTGAGATTCATAAACCTGCGCGGATTTTGGTTGTATGGGAACAGGTTTGAGGATTTCCCGAAGGTGCTACTGAAAATGGAGTTCCTCGAAATCCTCGACATGGACAAGAACAAGAtcgtggacttccccgacatggaTCATCTTTTGAGGCTTAAGGTCTTCTCCTACGACCACAACCCGGTCAAATATCCACCCAACGTGGCGGATGGGGTGACGCTGGTGGGCGAAGGGGCGGCGGACTTGCTGGCCTTCAGGGCCCAAGAGAATGAGGCCAATGAGGAAGATCAGGGAGGCCTGAACAGCATCCTGAAAAACGGCTCGACGGGACTGGAAACAGAGGGCAGCTTCTCGGCACTGGAATGCTCTCAGGAGGAGACATGA
- the lrrc10b gene encoding leucine-rich repeat-containing protein 10B isoform X1 → MKMGSAFQKVASAFSCSLEDELSCVSADMSEIMADRMLDACYKKIKRLPVPICSFTYVEKLYISNNRLRELPDEFEQLVNLKILALDFNKFEDVPKVVCNMQNLTRLYLGSNRLMTIPPEFSNLENLRCLWIESNHFRKFPKQLINMPSLKSLQMGDNKLKTLPEDLVRFINLRGFWLYGNRFEDFPKVLLKMEFLEILDMDKNKIVDFPDMDHLLRLKVFSYDHNPVKYPPNVADGVTLVGEGAADLLAFRAQENEANEEDQGGLNSILKNGSTGLETEGSFSALECSQEET, encoded by the coding sequence ATGAAAATGGGGAGTGCGTTTCAGAAGGTTGCTTCTGCCTTTTCTTGCAGCTTGGAGGATGAACTGAGCTGTGTTTCGGCCGACATGAGTGAAATAATGGCGGACAGGATGCTGGACGCCTGCTACAAGAAAATAAAAAGACTCCCGGTCCCGATCTGCTCCTTTACCTATGTTGAGAAACTGTACATCAGCAACAACAGGCTGAGGGAACTTCCCGATGAGTTTGAACAGCTGGTCAACTTAAAGATCTTAGCACTGGATTTTAACAAATTTGAAGACGTGCCTAAAGTAGTTTGCAATATGCAGAACCTGACTCGTCTCTACCTTGGTAGTAATAGATTAATGACAATCCCACCAGAGTTCAGCAATCTAGAAAACCTCAGGTGCCTATGGATCGAGAGCAACCACTTCAGAAAGTTTCCCAAACAGTTAATCAATATGCCCAGTCTGAAATCACTTCAGATGGGGGACAACAAGCTAAAGACTTTACCTGAGGATCTGGTGAGATTCATAAACCTGCGCGGATTTTGGTTGTATGGGAACAGGTTTGAGGATTTCCCGAAGGTGCTACTGAAAATGGAGTTCCTCGAAATCCTCGACATGGACAAGAACAAGAtcgtggacttccccgacatggaTCATCTTTTGAGGCTTAAGGTCTTCTCCTACGACCACAACCCGGTCAAATATCCACCCAACGTGGCGGATGGGGTGACGCTGGTGGGCGAAGGGGCGGCGGACTTGCTGGCCTTCAGGGCCCAAGAGAATGAGGCCAATGAGGAAGATCAGGGAGGCCTGAACAGCATCCTGAAAAACGGCTCGACGGGACTGGAAACAGAGGGCAGCTTCTCGGCACTGGAATGCTCTCAGGAGGAGACATGA